Sequence from the Phragmites australis chromosome 11, lpPhrAust1.1, whole genome shotgun sequence genome:
GGCTCGACAGCAAATCaagacagcagcagcagaagcagaggGGAACGAGTCGACATCACTGTAAGGCCAAGATTTCTTCGCTTCCTCCTCCcaaagcaaaagaagaaaagaaaaatatagataTGCACGCATGTACATGTACGTATGTAAAGTTGTAAACTAAAGCAAAAATGAAAGTTTGCAACCAGAATCACACAAAATGACCCAAAAGCAGTTCACGCCGGAAGTCCAATCCACCGTAGAGATCACCAAGCACACACTGGCAGCACCACCGATCAGAATTAAATCTATTAAACTGTAGATGAGTAAACTTATTACACACCACGGATAGTTTAACTATAAATAAAAGTGTTCTTGGGTGCTAGTGCTAATTGCATCACCATGTAAATAATGCCTTGAGTTTTACAAAGTGGATTCAGGGAGAAGAAGGAACGAAAAAAATGCACAACGAATAAAAGATGGCAAGTGGCTACTACGTTGACTCGAGAGAAGGTGAGAGGACaagtataattttattttatcttattttttacaGGTCGATGGTGGATACATTTTTACTGTTTCTGTAGGTTTCATGGGGCATATCTGAGTAGTATAATACCAAGTAGAAAGTGACATCAGGCAAATGATCAATATCATAGCTCGTGCCCACTAAggattcttttaaccttttttctttttctcgttACCAAAGCTAATGCGACAACACAACTGCAACTTCAATCAAAATGGATCTAGCCCTACTGCAGAACTGATCCAGGAGCTGGATGATATCTACAGCAAACGGATAACTCCGACAGAGCAACCGTGTTCAGATGAGTATCAAAGAATTACATAGTGCAAACGTTTTTCTTGCATCCTGCGTCTCCTTTATTTACAAGCTGCAAATTCTCCCAATACATCAGGAGCGTGGGCGTATGGTTTACAGCTACAATTGCGTGAGCAAGCGCTTACAGTTTCAGCTTCAGATCCGGAATCAGACAGACACGAAACATTGCAGTTTCATTATTACATGGTTGGGACGGTAGAAATGGCACTTCCGCACTTGATGTATCACAACACATTAATAAAGGATGTGCGTCCAATAAGtaacacaaaaaaaaaggaaaatcagCGTCACTGTAAACTACAACAGCCGATTCACATCAGAGCACCCAAACTGCTCAAGACATTGGCCCTGCAGTCCGAAAGCTGAGACAAGGCTTCATATTTCATTTAACCTTTGAACTGACAAGAAAAGAAGCGAGATTACACAGGCATCAACTATCAAACTGCGGCTGAACTTCTAAGACCAGCCTTGAGGATTGCCTGGGTATTGCTGACATAAACAAAAGGCACTGTTCCTTCCTTGTTCGGCCTGAATTTAGGCAGAAGCAGCAACAGTCTCTGACTTACCTATTCCTTCAATGTTGGTTATTCTCAGTTTTGTCAATTCCTGGAAATGATTACAGAGGTACAGTAAGAACTACAGGATCCGGACGGACAGGGCAAATCCGAAAGAAACACTAGCTTGTAAGGAGCACAAGCATCTGCTATTTCACGAGACAATACAAAATAAGAATGGAATCTAGTATTTAGACAAACTAGAAAAATTTGCATGCTATCCCTCTTGAGCTCAATTACAACGCTATGAATCTTTGCAACATGGCAAGCCAATCCCATTTTCGAAAAGAATTTTTTAGTATTGATGAAGTAAAATGGATTGTGGTTGCTGAAAAGGCCTGCATAAAGGAGGGCAAATGAATCAATTTTTAAGCAATGACACTTAAAGGTCATTTGCAAAAACTCTCAACATTGAGAAAGATGTCTCACCAGGGATAAATAAGTAAACCAGTGTATCAGACAGACAATGCACACCATTTCTGAAACATTATGCATAAGCAGCTTTTAGTATTGTTGGTCTTTCTCTGAACTGATTAGCCAAGTCCAACTAAACTAATAATTTATGATCATAAGTTCCACCATACAGTACTTGAAAGCAATGCTACAAATACATTCTTCAAAAGATGTGGTAATGCTTTTTGTAATGAGATAACCACAACTGCACAAAAACACACCTGATCTCGTGCAAAATCTCCTTGAAGCGACTTGTGCCATCAACCGAACAAAGAGATGCTTTAGTTCTTTGAAACCATCCTATATCTTCACAAGATCCCTGTAGTGTTGTCCTGAAACGATGTAAAGTCCTGTGAGCATACAGCAGATTTTAGCATTTACAAGGACAATGAGACTAACGCTACATGGGCTTGATTTCTATACTGCAAGATGCGACAGGTAGACAATAACGTATCGGAGCAAGACGTAAAATTTGGAATATGGAAGGTATTAACTAACCTGGTTAGTTTGGCATGAACCTCACTTGAAAAGAGAGTCCACAGATCTCGCACGCAGAATGCCAATATTTGTGCCAACCTGAAGCCATGCAGAAGATAGGAAGACCTGCCATATGATCTGACAGCACAAATAGTTGCATAGTGAATGTGAGATAAAACACAAAAACTCGTGCATAAGCAATGCAAGATTTCTTTCCAAGTGTTAAAATTTCTCTGAATCAGCTCTCTGATTgatgaagaattaagaaaacTGAACCTTTGATAAATATTGGAAAAGCCTTTACTGAAAATCATGCCTTCAGATATTCGATTTGCAGGTTACTCTTCTATAGTATTACCAACAGATAATACGTATGTCACTTCATGAATATATCCTGTTGTGCCAGGCAGTGATCTTTCATAGCAAGCAGAGAATTGGACATATGACGTTGAGGAATCCAATCAATGCACCCGAGCAGATTTTCTGCAAGATAAAAAGACAAACAcattaaaagaaagaaaaaacacaacAGAAACACCGGATTTCATGTTTCTCCCTCTTTTGATTTGTTTCATTTAGTGGTCATCAAGCACATCATTTCCAGTCCAAACCTCTGAAAGTATGTGCCACTATTGTCTCAAAAAAGAAAGGTGCTCCCCTGTCAAAATGGCAATCCATCTAGTACTCCTATTGAAAATAATGCAGTCTGATTTCCAACTAAACACTCCATAAAAGTAAAGAAAGGAAAATGGGAACTCTGTAATTAGGAACTGCTAATCCAGGAtcagaaggggaaaaaaaaacaatgtgcACTGAGATATCAGCGTGTCCAAAGTGTTGATGATTTCATCAACCAAGACATACAAGCTCAAGGTGGTACCTATTAATTGTGTCAGGTATTGTCGGAACTGCCAGCCAAGGTTTTACAGTACAGAAGATCAGTACGAGGCAATGGCGCCTTGATATGGGCATGAAAAGCAGTTCCGTTTGGCATCTCATCTGATCTGGGCGCCACTTTACTGTATAAGCAGTCATGCACACTCCAGGGACAGTACAGAAGAACAGTACAAAGAATGAAACATGAACGTGCCAGAATATTGGCACAAAGCAGACAGTGGTGGGCAAATTTACATCAATTCAAAAAGCAACAAATAACTCTATGCTGAAATTTTGAAGATGCTCGCACCAACATGGTTCATTAACAAAATTCAGCAGGGGAAAAGTACAGTTCCGGGAcaagagaaaatggagttgcTGAACAGCGATGTAAGCCAGATAAAAAGATTTATTTAAAGATGGTTATTCAAGCATGCAACTGATAATTGTGAAAACATTGAAGCAAAAGTTATTATTCCTTCTTTCTTGAGAGGATTTACAACATGAAGTAGTCTCCTAGTTCAAGATCACCACCACTTAACTCCAATGTATTAAAGAAATGAAACTTGCCTAAGGTCCTCGAAATTAACTCCAATGTATTCCAAATTCCAATGGACCTAACGCCCTAACCTCATGGAAGTGAgaatactcaccacatgtcagtatgtcacacctccGACAATTGAAGTAACAATTCATATGGTGAATTTTGCCACAGGACATCCTAAATATGCTTTCTTTACTAGAAGACATGGGTGCCAACATGCTTTCTTTACTAGAAGACATGGGTGCCAACATGCTTTCTTTACTAGAAGACATGGGTGCCAACATGTTTTTGCTCAATTCATGTTGGTTCAGCAAACAACATGTTTCCCTGTGTGAAAATTGGATGACAGTGACATGGTGGCAGAAAATACATAAAAGTCAGACAATGCATATAATTCCACCTAATATACCAGATATAATCATTAAGTAGATAGATAACGAGAGGTACTTCAGAGAAGACAGGACAACACAAACATATTCTTAGATGAACACAAATTTGTAGCCGATCCAAATGGATTACATAGTCTTAGCAAGAAACAGTTTCACCATATTTCTATAACCCAAAGGCTTGAGCTTCTAAGCTAACAAAACCTGAAGAAACAACTTCAGACAAAACCTCTGAGGGACCAAATGTTATAGAATCCTACGGTATAATTGTTAGGTGATCTTATCAAGTGAATATGGTTCTTCCAGCTGATTACAATTGATTATACCGCAGGATGGTTTTAACAGGCATCTCCGGCAGGAGTATCAACTGTAACCTTATACCTTTACCCTGGTCCTTGTCCTCTTGACCTTATCTCCATCCGGTTTCTTCCCCTTACTCTTGCTTACCTCCGCCGAGACTTCACAATCATCTCCTCCACCCTtcatgctcttcttcttcttcttcccctcctcGATCTTCCCCTCCTCGATCTTCCCCTTCTTACCTTTTTTATTGTCCATACTGGCCTCCACCTCATTTTCCAATGCACGCTTGACCTTCTCCTTACCCTTCTTGCCAACCTTCTGCCCCTCATCAACAGGAACCACGAtactcttcctcctcttcttcttctccatctctgCCTGGACTTGTTCCTTCATCACAACATCCTCATTCTGCTCCTTTTTattcctcttcctcttgccACTCTCCTCATTTGCAACCCTCTCGCCACCATTGGCATCTGCATATCTTaatgccttcttcttcttgttcgtcACCTTCCCCGCAGTCTCCACTTCTGCAGCATCAATGGCCTCCCCGGCACCAACTTCTCCCTCCAATCTCACAACCGGCACCTCAATCTTCATACCCAACTCTGGCACAACCTGGTAAATTGGCAGCGCGACCGAATCCACCGCCTTCAAATGCAGCGCCCTTACATTAGCCCACTTCTTTGGCACCTTTTCGACAGCCGTCTCCACCGCCGCCATCACATTCTCCACgatctcctcttcctccatgtCCAGCCTCCCCACCTTAATCCCAGAGCAGGTCCCCGACCGCAGGTACAGAAAAGTCGAGCCCAGCACCTTACGGACCTGCTCCGGCCACCCGACGCGGGTGAAGTCTACTCCGATCGGAGCCTTCTTGGTGGAGTAGAATGCCTTCCCGAGGACGCGCGGAAGCAGCGGGAGGATGGCGCGGTCGGCGATGAAGAGGTCGTGGGATGCGGCGAGACGGCGCCGCGACTCGTACGGGCGGTAGTCGGTGCGGAGCGTGGAGAGTGGGATGACTTCGGAGACGGGGAGGTGGAGCGACTTGGACGCCTCGAGGAGGTCGGAGGCGGGCGGGGACCGCGACTTGGGGCGGTCGTCGGCGATGACGCAGACGGATGCGCCGGCGTGCGCGATGATGGGGTGCGGGAGTGGGAGCAGGCGCGGCCTGGTGACGGGCGAGGCGGGGACGCGGCGGAgagagagctggaggaggacgAGGTCGTCGCGCTCGTCGGCGAGGAGGTTCGGTGGCGCGGCTGCGGCGCGCTTCTTCATCCACTTGGTCAGGGAGGCCACGGCGCCGGCAACCGTCGCTCGGGGCACCGGGTGTGgcagctgcggcggcggcggcgacatgGCGGCGGCccgagaggagagaggggtttagggtttgaTGTGCGGGGGTGGGATTGAGTTGAGCCAGGCCGGGTACATTTTATACGGCTTCACCTACCTGCCAGCATTTGCCAAGACGTTTTCCGACATAGTACTAGCAAGTAGCAACTCGGACGTAAGACGTATCGGACGGCTCGGTTATCCTATAGCCCATCATCGATTAATAACTCAGTCCATCCTTGATCGTCAACACCGGTCGAGTCGCCCTTCACTCGTCACTTTGCTCTGGTTACCTCGTCTCGCCTCGCCTTCTCTGTCACTTCCCCATTTAATTTGATCCCCTACCACGCCGCCCCATAGCTGCTGCTCCCCTCCCAGATCGAGCTCGCCACGGCTCAAATCCAGTTCCCTACTTTCGtctcatcctcttcctcttcggATTGACTCATTTTAATTATTGTGTGTAATGTTGTAATGTCTTTTTTTACGAGCGAGGAGTCATACGGGCACACGGTGATGGGCGAGCTCAGCACCGAGTGATGGGGAAGTGGTGACAGCATGCAAATAGCGAGCTTGGTCGTGGATGCAGCGTGGGCCGAGTGCGGATGGGTGAGCTCGATGAGGCGACGTCTTAAGGTCATGTTGTACTGGTTCTTTTTTTAATGTTGTACTCATGTATTTATTTTGTTGTAGCGATTCTTTTTCGATGTTGGAATCAATCGGTTTGAGAGTTGCAGCGGATTCTTGTGTCATATTGCACTTATTTGATTTGAATGTTGCGGTGGTTCTCGTGTGATGTTTCACTTATTCATTGTcaatgtaaaaaaatataaggatCCCCATCGAGATGGCCCGCAACGATCGGTTTTGGCAGTATCAGCTTTCTCTCTCTGGACCAGGCCCACCGCGTAACCAGTCGGCGCCAGCCTGACCGCGACCCTGACCTTTGGAAACTTCCCGCGACCAGCCATTGCTGGTCGCAGGGTAGGTACTCGTCTAACCTGTCAAATCTCATTTAATATCTCTACTCATACCATTTTCCTTCCCTAGTTGTTTCACTCCAGCAGAGGCGGCATGGCCGGTGCAAGTTACCGTGTCCCGTCCTGCAACATTAATTGTTACAGGACGGGTTCGCAGACGCGACAAAGGGCATGGCAGGAGCGTGTGGGAAACCATCGATGGGACACGCATCTCAGTGCTCTAGGGGGAGGCACAGCGCAAGCATATCTTGTACTGATAGTCTATCCAGATCATCTAGGCAGACATGAGTCTGTTTGTTGGGTTCACATGTAAAACTCCTACCCCTCTAGAATATAAAGGGATGTCTTTAAACGGGGGAGAGCTctggaggagaaagaagaatacacataatgtagggctattaccccacATGggacctgaacctggataactctggtgttcttgagcaacaaacacacacatatTCCACAGGCACACCCGGAACATCGATCACGCATCCACTGTCCAGTATGCCTCAAAATCATTGTCAGTGATTTACCCTTgacatttggcgcgccaggtaggaggCGCGCTTTCGAGTTCCGATTCAACCCGAGGACGAACAGAGGGGTCCACACTTTGCACTTCCGAAATGAGTAACAATCACTTCCCGTTGGGTATCATGACCTCAGAAAGGTAACCCTTTTCTCCCCCAGCACTAACCACCCATCGATAGAAAGGGAGAATCTTTGTCCTACCTTGAAGGATTTTAAGGCGTCACAAGCGCAGTACTGGTCCCTAAGCGAGACACGCTTCCACCGACCAAGAATGAAGGAGCACAAGACCCTGCATCCTTAGAtacatggttcaattatgttttttcaATTAGTAATAGCATTGCAGAGTACGAGGGCATCTTCTCTAGAACGCGAGCAGCACCCGCACGGAGGGAGTAAcacctactagcgatgagggactcacTATTGGGTGTGACTCTAGTGTCAAAGGGTTTTTCAGTGCTCGGACCAAACTATGGCGACATATCACTCTAAAGTAAGAAAGCTAGAGTGACGTGACATCGACTAGGAAGTCATGCACATACTTCGTAAGGACTATTTCCTTAGCTGATGGGCTGGTTCGTCTGGCCTCTTCTTACGAACCCGCCCCGGTCAGAATCTTTGggaaaaaagattcacacgaccaccTACTGTGGTCTCGGATCAACATGGAAAGGATGCTCCGTTGGGAAacggaacaccagaggcaacacctttggagccAACGCCTCCCTCGGGTGGctatcatgtggtcgccctgctcgatttTGGTACagtctggatggatcagattttagactaccttcagaatcatacagtccctgatgatgatgtgtcagcagaaagaGTTACGCAGGTAGACcgcgagaatcctccttggtagagggacgtcTTTACCATAAAGGGAACAACAactctttactgaaatacattaCTCAGGATGGAGAGAGCACAGCGTTCCCTAACATCCTTGGAGGCATACGTGGAGGCTGAACCTcacactgccctccaggatgcttgcgagcagtGAAACGATGCGAGTCGTACCAGTACCACGATCGAAATACCAAACTACCAGCCCAAACACTGCAAACTACACCACTTTTTCGGTCTTTCATTCACTAAAGCTCCAAGTGGTTTTAAATTCTTACGCGTGGCAGTCGACAAGTCCACGAAGTAGATCGAACTCGAACCCGTTAGGGAGATCACCGCCATAGCAGCGATTAAAATCCATAATcaagaga
This genomic interval carries:
- the LOC133884829 gene encoding uncharacterized protein LOC133884829 isoform X2, whose amino-acid sequence is MIFSKGFSNIYQRSYGRSSYLLHGFRLAQILAFCVRDLWTLFSSEVHAKLTRTTLQGSCEDIGWFQRTKASLCSVDGTSRFKEILHEIRNGVHCLSDTLVYLFIPGLFSNHNPFYFINTKKFFSKMGLACHVAKIHSVVIELKRDSMQIFLVCLNTRFHSYFVLSREIADACAPYKLVFLSDLPCPSGSCSSYCTSVIISRN
- the LOC133884829 gene encoding uncharacterized protein LOC133884829 isoform X1, with translation MIFSKGFSNIYQRSYGRSSYLLHGFRLAQILAFCVRDLWTLFSSEVHAKLTRTLHRFRTTLQGSCEDIGWFQRTKASLCSVDGTSRFKEILHEIRNGVHCLSDTLVYLFIPGLFSNHNPFYFINTKKFFSKMGLACHVAKIHSVVIELKRDSMQIFLVCLNTRFHSYFVLSREIADACAPYKLVFLSDLPCPSGSCSSYCTSVIISRN
- the LOC133884826 gene encoding uncharacterized protein LOC133884826, which codes for MSPPPPQLPHPVPRATVAGAVASLTKWMKKRAAAAPPNLLADERDDLVLLQLSLRRVPASPVTRPRLLPLPHPIIAHAGASVCVIADDRPKSRSPPASDLLEASKSLHLPVSEVIPLSTLRTDYRPYESRRRLAASHDLFIADRAILPLLPRVLGKAFYSTKKAPIGVDFTRVGWPEQVRKVLGSTFLYLRSGTCSGIKVGRLDMEEEEIVENVMAAVETAVEKVPKKWANVRALHLKAVDSVALPIYQVVPELGMKIEVPVVRLEGEVGAGEAIDAAEVETAGKVTNKKKKALRYADANGGERVANEESGKRKRNKKEQNEDVVMKEQVQAEMEKKKRRKSIVVPVDEGQKVGKKGKEKVKRALENEVEASMDNKKGKKGKIEEGKIEEGKKKKKSMKGGGDDCEVSAEVSKSKGKKPDGDKVKRTRTRVKV